The Pseudomonas protegens genome contains the following window.
CCGGCATCGCCCTTCACCGACGAGGCGTAGTGAGTCAGTTGACCGCCCACCTGCAAGCCCTGGGCGGTCACCTGATGCAGCACGTCGTCCTTGAACAGGCCCCAGAGAAACCCTGGCTCCTTGCTCTGGATCGCGCCGATGTCGCGGGTGATGCTGATCCCGCCGTTGGCATCGCGCACGTACAGGGTCCCGGCGCCATCGCTGGCGAAGCTGTAGTCGCTGATCGAATGCTGCAAGTCCAGAATGTTGCTGCCCTTGCCGCCCAGGATGATGTTGTAGCCGCCATCGTCGCGGAAGGTGTCATTGCCGTCGCGGCCCTCCAGGTAATCGTTGCCGCGGCCGCCCTGGATCAGGTCGTTGCCGTCGCTGCCGATGATGAAGGTGCTGCCCTTGTGGGTTTCGGCATTGCGGTTCAGGTCCTGGACCCAGGTGCTGGCCCGGGCCGGGTCCGACAGATTGGCCACGACAATGGTCGAGTCCTTGCTGGTGAACTCGTAGAACTGCGATTGCAGGACCCGGGTCAGGCCGTCGCCGTAGCCGGTGGGCAGGTGGGAGATCCAGGTGGGGATGTTGAGGATCGAGAACGGCAACACGTTCCACAGCGCCGAGGCGTAGTGGTCGTTGAAGTTGACGATGTTGTTGGTGGCCGAATCCTGATGGGCATCGTGCACGCCCAGGGACGACAGGTTGAAACTGGAGCCGTCCAGGGCGCGGAACACCGGGTCGTTCTCATAGCCGATGTTCAGCACCTTGTCGCTGGCGCTCTGGGTCGGCGAGGCGTAGGCGATGTAGTTGGAGTCCTTGTAGAACCCGGACCAGCGTTCGCTGCTCAGGTCCGCCAGGCTGTTGACCGCGAGCCCGCCCAGGCTGTGGCCGCTGACCAGGATGTCCTTGCCGGACAGGCCATTGGCCTGGGCAAAAGCCGCCACATCGGCGAACAGCTTGCCGAAGGCCTCACCGGCGTAGTTCTTCGCATAGTCCTTGGGCCCGAGGGCCGCCAGCAGGTCGTTGATCACATCGCCCAGGGTGTCGCCGATCACCGATTCCCGTGGCCCGCTGGTGCCGCGAAAGGCGATGCCGATGGAACTCAGGTGGCCCTGGGCATCGTACTTGCCGAGGATCTCGACCTGGGCCGTGCCGTAGCCGTCCTTCTCGCCGAAGAAGGTGCCCCGGGCATCCACCTTGCCGCTGTAGCCCAGTTGCTGGGCACTGAGGGTGGACCACCCGGCCTG
Protein-coding sequences here:
- a CDS encoding polyurethanase, with the translated sequence MGVFDYKNFTAADSKALFSDALAITLYSYHNLDNGFAVGYQHNGFGLGLPATLVSALIGSSDSQGVIPGIPWNPDSEQAAKDALHQAGWSTLSAQQLGYSGKVDARGTFFGEKDGYGTAQVEILGKYDAQGHLSSIGIAFRGTSGPRESVIGDTLGDVINDLLAALGPKDYAKNYAGEAFGKLFADVAAFAQANGLSGKDILVSGHSLGGLAVNSLADLSSERWSGFYKDSNYIAYASPTQSASDKVLNIGYENDPVFRALDGSSFNLSSLGVHDAHQDSATNNIVNFNDHYASALWNVLPFSILNIPTWISHLPTGYGDGLTRVLQSQFYEFTSKDSTIVVANLSDPARASTWVQDLNRNAETHKGSTFIIGSDGNDLIQGGRGNDYLEGRDGNDTFRDDGGYNIILGGKGSNILDLQHSISDYSFASDGAGTLYVRDANGGISITRDIGAIQSKEPGFLWGLFKDDVLHQVTAQGLQVGGQLTHYASSVKGDAGDNLLKAGAGGDWLFGLDGNDHLIGGRGNDVFVGGAGNDLMESGGGNDTFLFNGHFGQDRIIGYQSGDKLVFMGVSGVVPGQDYRAHASSNGHDTLLTFGQDSVTLVGVSLEQLNGSGITIA